The Sesamum indicum cultivar Zhongzhi No. 13 linkage group LG6, S_indicum_v1.0, whole genome shotgun sequence genomic interval CACTGTGGAATGTCTTCTGAAGATTCCTCTTACAAGGAGGGCCTCTTTCCAATGAAATGATGTTATAATTGAGTGCATAGTCAAAACGGAATACCCTTGAAAAAGTACAAATGAGGCGCTAAAGATTTGCTGCATcatattatttgagaaaattcttTACCTGCAGATTGGATTTAGTTTATGTAGGTCATATGCATCACTGCCCCTGTCCTGAATATCTGCACAATGTTACGAACAAGCAgtcaaatttttatgtttgtttctaCAGATGTTGTTTGAGGGTTTCCCTGAAAGATGTGATGCTTTGAAGTCAATGAGATCAAACTTGATGGAGAGGGTATCTTCAGTTAGGTGGACAACTGAATGGGAAGAAAATGCCAAGCCCTTAATATACGaggtgaaaattataatccttTCAACTTCTGCAATATAATGGGCCCCTTTAATTGCTGTTGTATTATCCTTTTTCCAGGCGGCCAACTTCTGAGAGCATGTATTTGTCTTTCAGGTTATCTCTAAGAACTCTAGCTGAATCATTGGAAGATGACACAAAAACAGATGAACATACAGGTAGagatttattatcttaatattattttgtgcaCTTATATCAATGGTCAAAATTGGTCCAAATGTGCTTTTGTGACGTCTGTTTAATTTTGGGAACTCTCCAGTTGGTGTAGGTGCGGCTTCTTGGCGGCAGGCACCCATTTAAATTCTTGGTTGTTCAAACACACTCATGGAATCACCTGATTTTTCCCATttgaaagagaagagaagcaGAGTGGTGTATTGTGTTTCTTCTCATGTAAACAGGAGACTCAAATCTTTTGATCATGAACTTGCCCTGGAATGACAATCATTTACGGGTGCTAAAACAAGATACTGTTCTGAACTGTGGAATTCTTCACAATATTTGGGCACGATATAGCGCAGTCTATTAAATAGTTATGTTGATCCCAGCTATTATGTGTGACAGCCTCCAGAAGGCGTTCTTTATATGAGCCCTTTGATGTTGTTCAAAAGAAGTGATATAGCCGGAGAAGGATCTCATCTTCTGTTATTTGTTGTTATATTCTCCAGTAAGGTATACGTATatgtagaaaagaaaagagtggGTGTTTCTGCATTGGCATAATTTTCAAGAGGCAAAAATGTCTTTGATTGAGTGCCTTTTTAATGCAAATCATCAACACCCTAATACGATGATAtggaagaaatttaaaaatgaagataaaacaaatctagatttcaattataatagattgtttttttccttttaaatttatagcaaGCCAAATTCACCTATAAGTATTTGCTGATTgtagttaaaatttttgaatgagAAAAGTACTACCATCGATATGATGATTTTATAGTCAAATGTCTGTTTCTTGGTCTGAATATGGTGAGTTCAAATTTCATTGACAGTATCAAGTAAATCAAAagtaaattcaataaattttaaacttatttattagatgaaaataaatgtcataaattataattggaGAAAATACTCCCACAaaattgtttatgttttcatttttagtttttagtttttaaaataataatttaaagtaaaaatatattaattttacacTGCTGTTTAATACGAAACATAactttatgaattaatttaaatatgttttcattttagaaataaagttatataatatatattttaggcTGAAAAGTTATGGATAACTGGGCCTATGTTTGTTACTTTGAAAGCAAGCCCATAAAATATAAGGTTTGTTTCTTTGGTAATTAGCCCACACCACACCATACATCAGAAAGAGGCAGAAGCCATTATCGTCCTTCACTGCTTCCCATCCCTTATAGGAACTGCTAAACCCCTTCCCCCCAGCTATTAGGGCTTTTGCTCGTCGCCACCACCAATGTCGAATAAACGCGCCAGAATTACAAACCCCGAGCCCTTTTTGCCCTTGGGTTCCGATGCCTTCTCCTCCAAGAAACGCTCCAAGCCACCAAAGCACCACCAGGACCATCAGAAGCTCGTCCCATCCGCCGTCAGCTCCAAGATTCTCAAGGAAGCCCTACTTCAGCAGAAGGAAATCCAGCAAGAGGAGGATAACGAGAACGGGGTTGCTGAGCAGAATTCTAGTAGTACTTTTAGGTTTCCCGATGTGCATCGTCTCAAAgacaatgatgatgatgaggatgtGGACGATTTTGAAGGGTTTTCCGAGACCCAGAGTCAGTTTGGAACATGGAATTTTGAGGTTTGTCCTTAGTTTTTATTTCGCtgtagtttctttttttatttttatttttttgttttctggaagtttgttttttcaaaGAAGTAAATAGCTGAGCTTTACGACGTAATTTTTCTGAATGTACTGCATAACTTGAGCGACATTAAGGGTTAACTGACGCTACGTTTTGTTATTTGCAGACTTCTTGAATAGTTGGATTGATGTTGACCATGTTATTTTGTGTATATGTGAATTAAGTACGTGTTCCGCAATGCTGTcactttgaattttattttattttattttttaaaaattactggCTGTTGCTTCTCAACAAATTTATCTCATTCAGTTTTATCTGCTTCTTGGTTGAGCTTGTCATTCGAGTGTAAATGGTTGAATGTATTCATGCGAATGTTTGTCCTGCTACTGCATATTTACCTTTCTTTCTAGGTTATGGAAGTTAAGATAGAGCTAATATCAAACTGAAAGTTCCTGATTATCATGTgatgtttttgcattttatcattaattatccATAAGTTTCTTCCTGTGCTTTTGTCAGCATATGTGTTTGGTCTCaatccttttctctttttctgaCAACAAAAGAAGTTCTTGTACTGGCCACTTTAGTATGCATTTTTCTGACTGGttctatatttttactattatgtTTTTCACTTTGGAGTATATTTCTGTGGGGATGTGTGGTTCTCTTTGTGCGATAATTTGTTACCTGGAACTTAGCCACCTCGGCGTCTTCTGATGTTAAACTTCTTATCGTTCTAGATTCTTAAAATGTGTTGCATCTGCTCATTCCTTTTCCCTGTCGCTTGACAATAGGATGAGATTGATGAGGAAGATGAAAAGTTGCTGGAAGCCTTTCTATCAAAAGATGATCGCCCTCAACGCACATTAGCTGACATCATTGTGGAGAAGATCAAACAAAAAGATGCTCAAGTTTCTTCAGGTTTGAGTTTTAATTTCCTGATATTAATGACTACCTATTCTTTCTTATCAATTATGATATTCCATGTCACAGGCATGCTGAAGTGCCTTTGGGggtttcaaatttaaaattgaagttaATTATTGCAACTATATTCCCGGAGgttcatttttataatgatgaaaattgaacCTTCTCTACATTATTCAGTATGATGTCGCAGGACATGTGTAGTAATTTCTGCTGATGATAACAACTTGCTAACATAGCATTTTTGGCAAACTTAttgtatgattttaaaattctcaGTTTTTTGAGTGTGTTTGTAGGAGTGGAACCTATGCCAAAATTGGACGACTCCATTATAGAGCTGTACAAGGGGTATGTGAATGGTGTCTTGTGTCTCTGATGACTGAGCATTATGTGATTTTCCTCACTTGCCTTGTTTTTTCACAGTTAATATGTATAGTGTGGGTGTTAGTTATGTCCTGCGCCATATGTATTTGCAGGGTTGGCAAGCTTCTTAGCAAATACACCTCCGGCAAGATGCCAAAAGCTTTCAAGCACATACCATCTCTCCAATTCTGGGAGGAAGTGTTGTACTTAACTGAACCTGAGAAATGGTCGCCAAATGCAATGTATCAAGCAACTAGAATCTTTGCTTCTAATTTGGGTGTCAAGAAGGTGGAACGATTCTATAAGCTTGTTTTGCTGCCACGTGTAAGAGAAGATATTCGGAAAAATAAGAGGCTGCACTTTGCTTTGTACCAATCCTTGAAAAAAGCTCTGTATAAACCAGCTGCTTTTAACAAGGGAATCTTATTTCCCTTGTGTGAGGTATAAAAGCTTTCCATATATTGATCTACTATTGTGAATAATACCAATCAGATTTCAATTTCTCCTCTACAGTAGCTGTGTCTGTACCTTTTGCCTGTTAGATGCAATGCTTTTTGCCTGTATGATAATGTCTTGTTGAGGTGTAAGA includes:
- the LOC105165508 gene encoding bystin, which translates into the protein MSNKRARITNPEPFLPLGSDAFSSKKRSKPPKHHQDHQKLVPSAVSSKILKEALLQQKEIQQEEDNENGVAEQNSSSTFRFPDVHRLKDNDDDEDVDDFEGFSETQSQFGTWNFEDEIDEEDEKLLEAFLSKDDRPQRTLADIIVEKIKQKDAQVSSGVEPMPKLDDSIIELYKGVGKLLSKYTSGKMPKAFKHIPSLQFWEEVLYLTEPEKWSPNAMYQATRIFASNLGVKKVERFYKLVLLPRVREDIRKNKRLHFALYQSLKKALYKPAAFNKGILFPLCESRTCTLREAVIVGSIIEKISIPPLHSSVALLKLAEMEYYGTTSYFIKLLIEKKYALPYRVLDALVAHFMKFYDDSRVMPVIWHQSLLGFAQRYKNELTKEDKANLNTLVERQRHKLVTPEILRELNNSRNRGEKEDDPMSISTPISVVTKVIQEDRFDIPDVPMED